In one Pseudomonas fitomaticsae genomic region, the following are encoded:
- a CDS encoding malto-oligosyltrehalose synthase has translation MSAWPIQTLRATVRLQFHRGFTLDQAVPLVPYFARLGISHVYASPLLAARAGSMHGYDVVDPTRVNPELGGEPALRRLVASLREHGMGLILDIVSNHMAVGGGDNPWWLDLLEWGRLSPYGEFFDIQWHSPDPLMEGQLLLPFLGSDYGVALQDATLPLVFNAESGTFHVEHYEHHFPICPGDYGELLRSDDNPNEALKALADRFSALSYQTDARSLAIPLKEELQQLVSDPHILQTIQRNLTHYDSKTEDGFQRLHQLLERQSYRLASWRTAADDINWRRFFDINELGGLRVERPAVFEATHGKIFQLIGEGLIDGLRIDHIDGLADPRSYCRKLRRRLDHLAQGRHLPIYVEKILGDGETLPTDWSVDGSTGYEFMNQLSLLQHDPDGEHVLGDLWKRRTERPSAFIEEAQLARQQILNGSLASDCESVAQALLQVARDDLMTRDLTLGSIRRVLQALIVHFPVYRTYITPMGRSARDEVFFQQAMDGARQTLSEADWPVLDSVAGWLGGQPWRRKPRGRSRKILKHACVRFQQLTSPAAAKAVEDTALYRSAVLLSRNDVGYNTEQFSAPVSDFHAVNQQRLASFPDNLLATATHDHKRGEDTRARLAVLSERSHWYAEQVELWRALARPLRHDDQLPSSADELILYQALLGSWPLDLRDDDQAGFADYAKRVWQWQQKALREAKLQSSWSAPNEAYENAAQAFTEQLLLAPEGELLRGALAKTVNSIAAAGALNGLAQTLLRMTVPGVPDLYQGNEYWDFSLVDPDNRRPVDYGRREQTLTATPVPELLSGWRDGRIKQDLIAQVLLLRTEHSELFRRGSYQALEVLGSQAHNVLAFAREHGGQRVIVIVPIRCATLLENSALPMVDALRWGDTRVVLPFDASDENLKGLFSSTAVTKNRELHVSAALGDFPVNLLIQHV, from the coding sequence ATGAGTGCATGGCCTATCCAGACATTGCGCGCCACGGTCCGCCTGCAATTTCATCGCGGTTTTACCCTCGATCAGGCGGTGCCGCTGGTGCCGTACTTCGCCCGACTCGGCATCAGCCACGTTTATGCTTCGCCACTGCTCGCCGCCCGCGCGGGCTCGATGCATGGCTACGATGTAGTCGACCCGACCCGGGTCAATCCGGAGCTCGGCGGCGAGCCGGCCTTGCGCCGTCTGGTCGCCAGCCTGCGCGAGCACGGCATGGGGCTGATCCTCGACATCGTCTCCAATCACATGGCGGTCGGTGGCGGCGACAACCCGTGGTGGCTCGACCTGCTGGAATGGGGACGCCTCAGCCCCTACGGTGAGTTCTTCGACATTCAATGGCACTCCCCCGACCCGTTGATGGAAGGCCAGTTGCTGTTGCCGTTTCTCGGCAGCGATTACGGCGTCGCGCTACAGGACGCGACCTTGCCGCTGGTGTTCAACGCCGAGAGCGGCACCTTCCACGTCGAGCATTACGAACATCACTTCCCGATCTGCCCCGGCGATTACGGCGAACTGCTCAGATCCGATGACAACCCCAACGAAGCGCTCAAGGCCCTCGCCGACCGCTTCAGCGCCCTCAGTTATCAGACCGACGCCCGCTCACTAGCCATCCCGCTCAAGGAAGAGCTTCAGCAACTGGTCAGCGACCCGCACATCCTGCAAACCATCCAGCGCAACCTGACCCACTACGATTCGAAGACCGAAGACGGTTTTCAGCGCCTGCACCAGTTGCTGGAGCGGCAAAGCTATCGCCTGGCGAGCTGGCGCACGGCAGCGGACGACATCAACTGGCGGCGCTTCTTCGACATCAACGAACTCGGCGGTTTACGCGTCGAGCGCCCGGCGGTGTTCGAGGCCACCCACGGCAAGATTTTCCAGTTGATCGGCGAAGGCCTGATCGACGGCCTGCGCATCGACCACATCGACGGCCTCGCCGACCCGCGCAGCTACTGCCGCAAACTGCGCCGCCGCCTCGACCACCTGGCACAGGGCCGACATTTGCCGATCTACGTCGAGAAGATCCTCGGCGACGGCGAAACCCTGCCCACCGACTGGTCCGTGGACGGCAGCACCGGCTACGAATTCATGAACCAGCTGTCGCTGCTGCAACACGATCCGGACGGCGAACATGTGCTGGGCGATTTGTGGAAACGCCGCACCGAACGCCCCTCTGCGTTTATCGAAGAAGCGCAACTGGCGCGCCAGCAGATCCTCAACGGCTCGCTGGCCAGCGATTGCGAAAGCGTCGCCCAGGCCCTGCTGCAAGTGGCGCGCGATGACCTGATGACCCGCGACCTCACGCTCGGCTCGATCCGCCGGGTGTTGCAGGCGCTGATCGTGCACTTCCCGGTCTATCGCACTTACATCACCCCGATGGGTCGTTCGGCGCGGGATGAAGTGTTTTTCCAGCAGGCCATGGACGGGGCACGGCAGACATTGAGCGAAGCCGATTGGCCAGTGCTGGACTCCGTAGCCGGTTGGCTTGGCGGCCAGCCGTGGCGGCGCAAACCCCGTGGCCGTTCGCGCAAGATCCTGAAGCATGCCTGTGTACGCTTTCAGCAACTCACCTCGCCGGCCGCCGCCAAAGCGGTGGAAGACACCGCGCTGTATCGCTCGGCGGTGCTGCTGTCGCGCAATGACGTCGGCTACAACACCGAGCAGTTCAGCGCGCCGGTCAGCGACTTTCACGCGGTAAACCAGCAACGGCTGGCGAGCTTCCCGGACAACCTGCTGGCCACCGCCACCCACGACCACAAACGCGGCGAAGACACCCGCGCGCGGCTGGCCGTGCTCAGCGAACGCAGCCACTGGTACGCCGAGCAGGTCGAGCTGTGGCGCGCCCTCGCCCGCCCGCTGCGCCATGACGATCAACTGCCGTCGTCGGCGGACGAATTGATCCTCTATCAGGCGCTGCTCGGCAGCTGGCCACTGGATTTGCGCGACGACGATCAGGCCGGTTTCGCCGACTACGCCAAACGTGTCTGGCAGTGGCAGCAGAAAGCCCTGCGCGAAGCCAAGCTGCAAAGCAGCTGGAGCGCGCCGAACGAGGCGTACGAAAACGCCGCTCAAGCGTTCACCGAACAATTGCTGCTGGCCCCCGAAGGCGAACTGCTGCGCGGGGCGCTGGCCAAGACCGTCAACAGCATCGCTGCGGCCGGGGCGCTCAACGGTCTGGCGCAAACCTTGCTGCGCATGACGGTGCCGGGCGTGCCGGATCTGTATCAGGGCAACGAGTATTGGGATTTCAGTCTGGTCGATCCGGACAACCGCCGGCCGGTGGACTACGGCCGGCGCGAACAGACCCTGACGGCAACGCCCGTGCCGGAACTGCTGTCGGGCTGGCGGGACGGGCGAATCAAGCAGGACTTGATCGCCCAGGTGCTGCTGTTGCGCACCGAACACAGCGAATTGTTCCGCCGCGGTTCGTACCAGGCCCTCGAGGTGCTGGGCAGCCAGGCGCACAACGTGCTCGCGTTTGCCCGCGAGCATGGGGGGCAACGGGTCATCGTGATCGTGCCGATCCGTTGCGCAACACTGCTGGAAAACAGTGCCCTACCCATGGTCGATGCGCTGCGCTGGGGCGATACACGGGTGGTTTTACCGTTCGACGCCTCTGACGAAAATCTGAAGGGACTTTTTTCGAGCACCGCAGTCACAAAAAACAGGGAGCTGCACGTCAGCGCCGCGCTGGGGGATTTCCCGGTCAATCTGCTTATCCAACACGTCTAG
- the malQ gene encoding 4-alpha-glucanotransferase, whose product MSDAQLEILASRAGLAVDWIDANGRQQKVAPAVLRNVLTGLGHPAGTAQEIDASLLELQQVQENRHLPPLLTADAGVGVDLARYFEPETPCEIHLEDGSRLSLKLDAEAVLPGEIPVGYQQVHIADQQFTLAVAPERCFSVGDAVDSPIPRAWGLSVQLYGLRRPGDGGFGDTQALEELARVAGERGADALAISPLHAMFSADTGRYSPYSPSSRLFLNALYAAPGAILGERALRDAIDAAGLTDQFEQLENLKLIDWPKAAEAKLKLLQALYDGFISGENPLQADFSSFRDAGGEALENHCRFEAIQEMRAARGESLDWRQWPEHWHDPRGAALGAFAEEYAERISYFAFCQWLIHRCLERAQTAARSAGMGIGLIADLAVGADGAGSQAWSFQDELLASLTVGAPPDILNRSGQGWGISAFSPEGLVRNGFRAFIDMLRANFAHAGGLRIDHVMGLQRLWVIPNGAVPADGAYLYYPVDDLLRLLTLESHRHQAIVLGEDLGTVPDGLREKLIARAMLGMRVLLFEQDNTHFKPILDWPDNALATTSTHDLPTLNGWWHGRDIDWNARLGLIDANGEIDWRRYREREREGLRGALSQDPQNFREESHEADQVVDAAVRFLGHTRAPLVLLPLEDALGLDEQANLPGTIDTHPNWSRRLPGTSEALLDGVDAARRLELLACARLQAAERDR is encoded by the coding sequence ATGAGCGATGCGCAACTGGAAATTCTCGCCAGCCGAGCCGGCCTCGCCGTCGACTGGATCGACGCCAATGGCCGCCAGCAAAAAGTCGCCCCGGCCGTGCTGCGCAATGTGCTGACCGGCCTCGGTCACCCGGCCGGAACGGCCCAGGAAATCGACGCCAGTCTGCTCGAACTGCAACAGGTACAGGAAAATCGCCATCTGCCTCCACTGCTCACCGCCGACGCTGGCGTGGGCGTGGATCTGGCCCGTTATTTCGAACCCGAAACCCCTTGCGAGATTCACCTGGAAGACGGCTCGCGCCTGAGCCTGAAGCTGGATGCCGAGGCCGTGTTGCCCGGCGAGATTCCGGTCGGCTACCAGCAAGTACACATCGCCGATCAACAATTCACCCTCGCCGTGGCACCGGAGCGCTGCTTCAGCGTGGGTGACGCGGTGGACAGTCCGATCCCCCGCGCATGGGGCCTGAGCGTGCAGCTATATGGTTTGCGCCGCCCCGGCGATGGCGGTTTCGGCGACACCCAGGCTTTGGAGGAACTGGCCCGGGTGGCCGGCGAGCGCGGCGCCGATGCCCTGGCGATCAGCCCGCTGCACGCGATGTTCAGCGCTGACACCGGGCGCTACAGCCCCTACTCGCCGTCCAGTCGGCTGTTTCTCAATGCGCTGTACGCCGCACCCGGCGCGATCCTCGGCGAACGCGCACTGCGCGATGCGATTGACGCGGCCGGCCTGACCGATCAGTTCGAACAACTGGAAAACCTGAAACTGATCGACTGGCCGAAAGCCGCCGAGGCCAAACTGAAACTGCTGCAAGCCTTGTACGACGGTTTTATCAGCGGCGAAAACCCGTTGCAGGCAGACTTCTCCAGCTTCCGCGATGCCGGTGGCGAAGCGCTGGAAAACCATTGCCGCTTTGAAGCCATCCAGGAAATGCGCGCCGCCCGTGGCGAAAGCCTCGACTGGCGCCAATGGCCCGAGCACTGGCACGACCCGCGCGGCGCTGCCCTCGGCGCGTTTGCCGAGGAATACGCCGAGCGCATCAGCTACTTCGCGTTCTGCCAATGGCTGATCCACCGCTGCCTGGAGCGCGCCCAGACCGCCGCCCGCAGCGCCGGCATGGGCATCGGCCTGATCGCCGACCTGGCGGTGGGTGCCGACGGTGCCGGCAGCCAGGCCTGGAGTTTTCAGGATGAACTGCTGGCCTCGCTGACCGTGGGCGCCCCGCCGGACATTCTCAATCGCTCCGGACAGGGCTGGGGCATTTCCGCGTTTTCCCCGGAAGGTCTGGTGCGCAACGGTTTTCGCGCGTTCATCGACATGCTGCGCGCCAACTTCGCCCATGCCGGCGGGTTGCGCATCGACCACGTCATGGGTCTGCAACGGTTGTGGGTGATCCCCAACGGCGCGGTCCCGGCGGACGGCGCCTACCTGTATTACCCGGTCGATGACCTTTTGCGTCTGCTGACCCTCGAATCCCATCGCCATCAGGCGATCGTGCTCGGTGAAGACCTCGGCACCGTGCCCGATGGCCTGCGGGAAAAACTCATCGCCCGGGCCATGCTCGGCATGCGCGTGCTGTTGTTCGAGCAGGACAACACCCATTTCAAGCCGATCCTCGACTGGCCGGACAACGCCCTCGCCACCACCAGCACCCACGATCTGCCGACACTCAACGGCTGGTGGCATGGTCGTGACATCGACTGGAACGCGCGGCTCGGGCTGATCGATGCCAATGGCGAAATCGACTGGCGCCGCTACCGCGAACGCGAGCGTGAAGGCCTGCGCGGCGCCTTGAGCCAGGACCCGCAAAACTTTCGCGAGGAATCCCACGAAGCCGATCAGGTAGTCGACGCCGCGGTGCGTTTCCTCGGCCACACCCGCGCGCCGCTGGTGCTGTTGCCATTGGAAGATGCGCTGGGCCTCGACGAACAGGCCAACCTGCCCGGTACCATCGACACCCACCCGAACTGGTCGCGCCGCTTGCCGGGCACCAGCGAGGCGCTGCTCGATGGCGTCGACGCCGCACGGCGGCTGGAACTGCTGGCTTGTGCGCGTCTTCAGGCAGCCGAGCGTGACCGATGA
- the treZ gene encoding malto-oligosyltrehalose trehalohydrolase gives MPSRTPESWPHGAILLDADHTQFALWAPDAFYVSVELDNGQSLPMLPQGEGWFVIKSRCPAGSRYRFNVDGELEVPDPASRAQDGDLDRHSVVVDPHLYSWRNTTWHGRPWNEAVIYELHVGALGGFAEVEQHLARLAGLGITAIELMPIAQFPGDRNWGYDGVLHYAPQASYGTPEQLKHLIDSAHGYGLAVILDVVYNHFGPDGNYLHRYAKGFFREDKHTPWGAAIDFRRREVRDFFVENALMWLLEYRFDGLRLDAVHAIEDPDFLQELARRVRQQIDPTRHVWLTVENEHNQASLLEDAYDAQWNDDGHNALHVLLTGETDAYYADYAEQPTEQLARCLSQGFVFQGHITRHGEPRGEPSEHLPSTAFVLFLQNHDQIGNRAFGERLHQLADPRALQAATVLLLLSPMIPLMFMGDEFAAEQPFLFFTSHHGELAKLVREGRRNEFAAFSAFTDPHKREQIPDPNAEQTFHASQPRLIGSGTPNQQATLALYRQLLQLRHQYIIPHLPGTQALGAHVLGHGAVSARWRLGDGSELRIDLNLGDTPVVNLPQAESVWLVRQPSTAGLSDEGQLPPYCALVSLTAATPLPPLDGERL, from the coding sequence ATGCCGTCACGGACACCTGAAAGCTGGCCCCACGGCGCGATCTTGCTGGATGCCGACCACACGCAATTCGCGTTGTGGGCGCCGGATGCGTTTTACGTCAGCGTCGAGCTGGACAACGGTCAGTCCCTGCCGATGCTGCCGCAGGGCGAAGGCTGGTTTGTCATCAAGAGCCGTTGCCCCGCCGGCAGCCGCTACCGTTTTAATGTCGATGGCGAACTGGAGGTGCCCGACCCGGCCTCCAGGGCGCAGGACGGTGACCTCGACCGCCACAGCGTGGTGGTCGATCCGCATCTCTATTCCTGGCGCAACACCACCTGGCACGGCCGGCCTTGGAATGAGGCGGTGATCTACGAATTGCATGTCGGTGCGCTCGGCGGGTTTGCCGAAGTCGAGCAGCATCTGGCGCGTCTGGCCGGGCTGGGCATCACCGCCATCGAACTGATGCCGATCGCGCAGTTTCCCGGCGATCGCAACTGGGGCTACGACGGCGTACTGCACTACGCGCCGCAGGCCAGTTACGGCACGCCGGAACAACTCAAACATTTAATCGACAGCGCCCACGGTTATGGCCTGGCGGTGATTCTCGACGTGGTCTACAACCACTTCGGCCCCGACGGCAATTACCTGCATCGCTACGCCAAGGGCTTTTTCCGCGAAGACAAACACACGCCGTGGGGCGCGGCCATCGACTTTCGTCGTCGCGAAGTGCGGGACTTCTTCGTCGAAAACGCACTGATGTGGCTGCTGGAATACCGCTTTGACGGCCTGCGCCTGGACGCGGTGCACGCCATCGAGGACCCGGATTTCCTCCAGGAACTCGCCCGCCGCGTCCGTCAGCAGATCGACCCGACCCGCCACGTCTGGCTGACCGTGGAGAACGAACACAATCAGGCCAGCCTGCTGGAAGACGCCTACGACGCCCAGTGGAACGATGACGGTCACAACGCCCTACATGTGCTGCTGACCGGCGAGACCGACGCCTATTACGCCGACTACGCCGAGCAACCCACCGAACAACTGGCCCGCTGCCTGAGCCAGGGTTTCGTGTTTCAGGGTCATATCACCCGTCACGGCGAACCCCGTGGCGAGCCAAGCGAGCATCTGCCCTCCACCGCGTTCGTGCTGTTCCTGCAGAACCACGACCAGATCGGTAACCGCGCCTTTGGCGAACGCCTGCATCAACTGGCCGACCCACGCGCGCTTCAAGCCGCCACAGTGCTGTTGCTGCTGTCGCCGATGATTCCGCTGATGTTCATGGGCGACGAGTTTGCCGCCGAGCAACCGTTCCTGTTCTTCACCAGCCACCACGGCGAATTGGCCAAGCTGGTTCGCGAAGGTAGGCGTAACGAGTTTGCGGCGTTCAGTGCCTTCACCGATCCGCACAAGCGCGAGCAGATTCCCGACCCCAACGCCGAGCAAACCTTTCACGCCTCGCAACCACGCCTCATCGGCAGCGGCACCCCGAATCAGCAGGCAACACTGGCGCTGTATCGCCAGCTTCTGCAATTGCGCCATCAATACATCATTCCGCATTTGCCCGGCACGCAGGCTCTCGGCGCCCACGTACTGGGCCATGGCGCCGTCAGCGCACGCTGGCGGCTGGGCGATGGCAGCGAGCTGCGAATCGACCTGAACCTCGGCGACACGCCAGTGGTCAACCTTCCACAGGCCGAATCGGTGTGGCTGGTCCGCCAGCCCTCAACCGCCGGCCTGTCGGATGAGGGGCAACTGCCCCCGTATTGCGCGCTCGTCAGCCTCACGGCCGCAACCCCTTTGCCACCCCTGGATGGAGAGCGCCTATGA
- the glgA gene encoding glycogen synthase GlgA has product MISAALDIQGERAHQPMGESSTVSVPGSRSIIVPGTKTLTPVASQNPNKKKVLFVTSEIADLVKTGGLGDVSAALPRAMAHLHDVRVLIPGYPQVMNSENPIHIIGELGGHAALPPCKIGRMDMPDGLVIYVLICPELYARDGGPYGANNGRDWPDNHIRFARLGLAAADIAANLAQIHWCPDLVHAHDWPAGLAPAYMHWRGQRTPTLFTIHNLAYQGVTSLGSCPELGIPAHALQQEGMEFYGKMSFLKAGMAYSSHITTVSATYAQEITTPDFGCGLDGFLAAKTQQGLLSGIPNGIDESWDAATDPHLFAPFAIGDWEGKAVNAAHVRELFGLQDSEGPLFAVVSRLVYQKGLDLTEAVSEYIVQNGGQIAIIGRGEPEEEQAMRELALRFPGQIGVRIGFNETDARRMFAGSDFLLMPSRYEPCGLSQMYAQRFGSLPVARNTGGLADTIENGVTGFLFNESTADSYREALSRAFKVFAFPDLLHAMRCRAMAAPFNWCKAVEPYAELYEQLVAKALGKTHHK; this is encoded by the coding sequence ATGATCAGTGCGGCATTGGATATTCAGGGAGAACGGGCTCATCAGCCGATGGGTGAATCGAGCACCGTAAGCGTTCCCGGCAGCCGGTCGATCATCGTCCCGGGCACCAAGACGCTGACGCCAGTGGCCAGTCAGAACCCCAACAAGAAGAAAGTGTTGTTTGTGACCTCGGAAATCGCCGATCTGGTGAAGACCGGTGGTCTGGGAGACGTTTCTGCCGCCCTGCCCCGCGCCATGGCGCACCTGCATGACGTCCGGGTGTTGATCCCCGGTTACCCGCAAGTGATGAACAGCGAGAATCCGATCCACATCATCGGCGAACTGGGTGGCCACGCCGCGCTGCCGCCCTGCAAGATCGGGCGCATGGACATGCCCGACGGTCTGGTGATTTATGTGCTGATCTGCCCTGAACTCTACGCCCGTGACGGCGGCCCGTATGGCGCCAACAACGGCCGCGACTGGCCGGACAACCACATCCGCTTCGCCCGTCTGGGCCTGGCGGCTGCCGATATCGCCGCCAACCTCGCACAAATCCACTGGTGCCCGGATCTGGTGCACGCCCACGACTGGCCCGCCGGGCTGGCGCCTGCCTACATGCACTGGCGCGGGCAACGCACGCCGACCCTGTTCACCATTCACAACCTCGCTTATCAAGGCGTGACCAGCCTGGGCTCGTGCCCGGAGCTCGGGATTCCCGCCCATGCCCTGCAACAGGAAGGCATGGAGTTCTACGGCAAGATGTCGTTCCTCAAGGCCGGCATGGCCTATTCGAGCCACATCACCACGGTCAGCGCCACCTACGCGCAGGAAATCACCACCCCGGACTTCGGCTGCGGTCTCGACGGTTTTCTCGCCGCCAAGACCCAGCAAGGCTTGCTCAGCGGCATCCCCAACGGCATCGATGAAAGCTGGGATGCTGCCACCGATCCACATCTGTTTGCACCGTTTGCCATCGGCGACTGGGAAGGCAAAGCGGTCAACGCCGCCCACGTGCGCGAACTGTTCGGTCTGCAGGACTCCGAAGGCCCGCTGTTTGCCGTGGTCTCGCGCCTGGTCTATCAAAAAGGCCTGGACCTGACCGAAGCCGTCTCGGAATACATCGTTCAGAACGGTGGCCAGATCGCGATCATCGGCCGTGGCGAACCCGAAGAAGAACAGGCCATGCGCGAACTGGCGCTACGCTTCCCCGGCCAGATCGGCGTGCGTATCGGCTTTAATGAAACCGACGCCCGGCGGATGTTCGCCGGCAGCGATTTCCTGCTGATGCCATCGCGTTATGAACCGTGCGGTCTGAGCCAGATGTACGCCCAGCGCTTCGGCTCGCTGCCGGTAGCACGCAACACCGGCGGGCTGGCCGACACCATTGAAAACGGCGTCACCGGGTTCCTGTTCAACGAATCGACCGCAGACAGTTACCGCGAAGCCCTGAGCCGCGCGTTCAAGGTGTTTGCTTTCCCGGACCTGCTGCACGCCATGCGTTGCCGGGCGATGGCCGCGCCGTTCAACTGGTGCAAGGCGGTCGAACCCTACGCCGAACTCTACGAACAACTGGTGGCCAAGGCGCTGGGTAAAACGCACCACAAATAA
- a CDS encoding DUF2934 domain-containing protein: MSTDDKRIREFAYQIWESEGKPEGQESRHWEMARKLAESEALAPKKSPKAAGSKTAGKTASSKAVDSKTPAAKPKATTAKAKPASAAKVIPPGEKATEKKPRAPRKPPAV, encoded by the coding sequence ATGAGTACCGACGATAAACGCATCCGCGAATTCGCCTATCAGATCTGGGAATCAGAAGGCAAACCCGAAGGCCAGGAATCGCGCCACTGGGAGATGGCGCGCAAACTGGCCGAATCCGAGGCGCTGGCACCGAAAAAATCGCCCAAGGCTGCCGGTAGTAAAACCGCCGGCAAGACCGCCTCCAGCAAAGCCGTCGACAGCAAGACGCCCGCCGCCAAGCCCAAGGCGACGACGGCCAAGGCCAAGCCTGCCAGTGCCGCCAAGGTCATTCCCCCGGGCGAAAAAGCCACCGAGAAAAAGCCCCGCGCGCCGCGCAAGCCGCCGGCGGTCTGA